Genomic DNA from Gossypium hirsutum isolate 1008001.06 chromosome A01, Gossypium_hirsutum_v2.1, whole genome shotgun sequence:
AGAAAGATTGGAGgaataagggaatgtcgagctacGCTCCATTCACtgggatatgttggtgtgttggagagtgtttagctttatgctacacttatgggatatgttaGATTCTTTGAGTCATTAAAGCAAGAATACATTGTTTTGTCTTAATGAATTATCGtaaaatgaattatataaatatgagttGAGTGTAATTACATGTGAGAGTATATGcttgtttataatttaatgaaGCGTGAATATGTTATTCTGACTTGATGAAAATATGGTTATGAGTAAGTTGTAGCAGCTCTTGCTTAACATGTGATGTGTGTATGCTTAGCGGTAGTCCCGaacattcactgagcttattTAAGCTTACACTCCACATTAACATCTTgtaaataaatagtttttttatgtGAGTGGAGTGCCGAAAGAAGTGATCTAAGCAAGGCAATATTTTTGAGTAGGTGGTTTTTGTGATTCTTTTGAACTCACTAAATAAAGTCAATATGGGTTAGAGTTTTAGTTttgattattaacattattttattaattctatcTTGGTATTGGATTGACGAAATATGGATGTTGTTTTAGACTTCATTTGCGACTAAATTGACGTTTGAGATTAAGGTTCATAATGCATGTtaaatattcttatttaaatGTATGGATGTAGCATGATAAATGTTTAAAGGATGTTAATAAGTTTAGTTAAATTAGACTATAATTGCGTTGAGTAGAACATTGTTTTGAGCATGGATAACATTTTAACTTGTGAATTTTTGGTATTTTGGGTAAATGTATTGATACTTGGGATATGAATATCAATACCTCGAAGTTGAgatgttttcaaaatttgatagaatctttggtatcgatactcatatacgagtatcgatacttgtgaTACAAATATCGATACCTTCTCATTTGTATTTGTACCTATGtgggttttcaatattttttaaagatgAATCTTAATTAGGTTAAAACTATTTCTATTGTCGTTTAAATCTTTAAATTAGCCATGAACTTTTCTTTAAATGTTAATTCTAGTAGTAGTTGCTCTTATTCTAAACTATATATACATGTGATTAAGTTTTGTTGGTTGATGTAGCATCCTGTAACTTGAGTCCACGACTAAAcctggtgaggggtgttacagttttggtGAATTAATCTACTAACTGACTTTGTGTGGAAACACACCTCAACTCAATTGACTCATTCTCCACCATTTCTCTAATAAAATGGTGTTTGATATTGATGTTTTTTCCCTTGAATGTTGCACAAGAATATTTGATATGTTTATGGAACTAGTGTTGTCACAATAGGTTGAGGAAATAGGAAAAACAATCCCAAAGTCTTCAAACATCTGTCTCATCCAAAACAACTGTGCACAATAGTTGCCAACTATAACATATTATACTTTTGCTATAGATAGAGAAATCGACCATTGCTTCTTGCTATACTATGAAACTAAGTTgtttccaaaaataaaaacaccCTTTAGAAGTGCTCTTTTGATTATCCACTATCTTTAAACCTTACAACAAGTGAACCTAATATATCACTCCCAGTGACAATTTCTTCACTTCTATATCCTAGAAAAATGGTACTCTCACCATTAAATTCACCCCGACGAATTTAGATTGTAACCACAACATAAAGGTTTTATAATCAAATGCACTCTTACAATAATCTTCCTCACTTGAACAAATTAAGTTCTCTCAATTCTCGGTATAATAACCTATACAAGTCTTAAATTATATAGAGATtttgagacttgctaacataatgAAGATTTATCACAATCTatattaaacaataattaaactgttgaaaatataacaattaataacaaACAAAGTAAACAAGGACCGTTGGCGACCAAACTTCAGTGTTCCAATCCAATCAAACTTCCTTAATCCATGGTATTAGATAGACTCAATCTAATCCGAATCTTCCAAATTTGTTTTTTCAAGTGATATGATTTTCATTGATGAGCTAGTTATAAACCACGATCTCAACTAACTCCAAAGATACAATTCAATAAATTATCAATCTTCTAAATGTGGAAAGATGTTGTCTGTCGCAATGATGAACAAAATAAACACTTCTTTAGGCACATTTTAGTCATTCCATATTTTTGAACAAGAATTATAAGATTTGAACATAAAACATTATAGTGTTCACCATCTCAATCTTTTCATTTCAACTAAAGTCATAATTTAGTGTGTATTTTAAAATGTCTTGTAAATgtattgtattaattttttttatcaaggaAATAGGGGAGGAGTTGCCGAAATTCAAATATTCAATCTCATGTCtaactaaaactttattttaatggAAACTTTTCTATCATTATACCATTAGCTCGGTTAATTGTATTAATCATAATTGAAATATTTGAATCATAATTCAAAATTATATagcacatattttttttatatttattgtaacaccccaaaacccggCGAAAAAGTTTAGACCGAATCCTGGAGGTTACATTGGCCACCAAAAGTGGTggaaacaaaaactttaattcAAACCAAGAAAACCTTTTTGTTCATTATGTTTGGAACAATAATAAACCGACGTCAAACATTTGGAAATAAAATCCACAATTTCTAAAGTTCAGCCCAAATAACACTTTACGGATGTTCACTATAAAAACTTGTACCATAGTTTATATAATTGTTTTACAAACCGACTTAAAATTAACCGTATAAAACTTATGAGATTTTACTTAAATCGAATCAAACCATATCTTTCTAAAACCTCCGGTATGTCGAGTCTAGCTCTAAAACATGGAAAGTACCTGAAAGGAAAAATACTACAGAGATGAGCTACGCGAGCTTAGTGTGAGTCCGAAACATGAACAGATGGCAAAAGACAGAGTGACACAATAAATACTTCAGACAagcatatgtataaaaatatcactTACGAAAGTCTCAATCGGtatgtcaaatacaatatcaaaccACAGAAATGATAATTCAATCATACATAATAATCAAAACATATTACATGACAATAACTATATTTTCAGTAACCAAATGTTCACATAAACAGACAAAATGTTCTGACAAACACACGTATATTCAGATGCGAACCGATGTACAAGTTAAAAATCCCACCGCACCAACCAAGTACAACTTCGTCCATCCAGCACACCACATAAGGGCCATGGTAGGCCTATCCACCATGTACACCACATACAACCATAATAGGTTCATCCATCCTACACACCACAACATGGAACTATGCCACTTGAGTAACTGTATACAGCTGAGCTGATATACATATAGGATAGTGCGGTAAACCACTATACAAAAGTATCACAGTTAAAACTGGTAAGTATGTCTTCTTTCTCTTCATAACCAGATCCTAAAATTTCCATGCTATGCAACAATGCACAAATTGCACAGAAAACATACAGAAACGAACATTAACATTTCCAGTTGAATAGATTCAGATTTGATTACACTTGTATTCTAATATTCAGTTACGACAACAAGAATAAACTCaaacttattcatcacataaatGAGAAATAAAGTTAAAACCCATAAATGCACATATATACATGAACCAAACTAAATCAAGTCCGAAACACACTTACCAAGGCTTGACCGAGGGTCGGATTACACAAAAACATAAAACAGATAGATTATgactaaaaacaaaaattttgcaaaatagggCTACATGGTTGTGTGCCCCGGTTGTATGgaagtgtctaggccgtgtggaggcctacatgcccatgtggaggggacacgctcgtgtgaccaagttacatggctgtgtgagtagcccgtgtaactcactatccaaaaatgccaaaaataaaTAGCAGAGGCGACAAAGCTGTGTGGAgatctcacacgctcgtgtggccagaccgtgtggaaCTAAAAACTGTTGAAAACTCTAAATTCCCAATTGCACAGCCGTGTGGACCGCCCATGTgctacacatgcccgtgtggtcacgaaaccacaccgAAATAGCTTGAAAATCATGCTTTTGACACCAAAACGATCCCCATCCCTTGGAAATCTGGAAATATACTGAAATATGCAGAATATCATGCAGTCTATCAATAACTTAACACTTAAAATCAATAGTTTCAGAAACACACCTTAAATCAGAATTGCAAACAACAAAGATTAACTGTTTCACCTCCATGAGACTATTCTAACTCACCCAATTACATGAAACACACAAGAGCAATCTCCTTTGGCAGAACGATAAATAACAAGTGCGTAAAATAGAAGAAGCAAGAAacaaacaaaattgaaatttggaAAGAACATAAAAAAGAGGAATGAtggggaagaaagaaaaaaagtgaagaaaaagaatgtgaaattttatttttctattttaaaaatgacttccccttttaaaataaaataaaataacataaaaaaataaatataaaaaaacactcacagggattcgaacacaagacctaaAGATACACTAACAAACAActaaccaccagactagcaggcccattctaacaTTAAAACGCGAAACTGAATCCAAATATTCAACCCACTCACTGACCCTAACCAcaaacctcaaaacttctaaTCCCAGATTCCGGGATGTCACaactcacccctccttaaagaaatttagTTCCCAAATTTTCCAACTAACAAAACAACTATCTAAACACAAAACTCACCACTACGCCCCCGTTGTGCACTCTGACCTAGAAAAATTACCATATCCtactaaaccttaaaattttgcatacatactcaaaacacttaaccactgaactaGATCAATTTCCTTTTCTATTACACACACAAACACAATGCCATATTCATAAAGTCAAATCATTCACAAACAATAGCACATGAAGTCAACAATATCACACAACCATACTTGACTCAATGTCGCCGAGGACAGTCCCTAATCTGATGCCCCGTGAACCCGCATCTGAGACACACTCCCTACTTTTTCCAACGATCGCCCAAATGACGCTTCTTACAATCCCCACAAACTGACACATTCACCGCCACTACTGGAACCTCCCGCACTACTCTTACTGACATTCCACAGAGACCTGAAACGCTTCGCAGATCGAGGCTCCAACCTCAAAGGACTATGATCTATTTTCTTCTCACAATCCGCACACTTACCTTGAACCATCTCTCTAGTTCTCTCTAAACTAGCATGGAAgactttctctaacacttctctcACAACCCGAGTCAACGCCTCAGGGCCAACCTTCAGGTCATCGCTACCAGAAGCTAGCGGAACCTCATTGACTTCCTGAACAGACACATGTCCCGAAAAAGCCGACGACTCCTCGAGAGTCTCACCAAATTGACCCTTACGATCTTGCTTATCACCAGAATCCATATCGAACTTCGAACTAACCTCAAGAATCTATAATACCAAAACCGAACACAAAGATAATTGTCTAAACATTACAATTCTAATATTACGAATTAATTTGACAAGTTCAGAGTTTCACACGGACTAGCATCGGAGCCTCTgacattttattttctcaaaaactttttcaaaacactgtggtacaaaatttattttcaaattttttttaaaacacacaCGCGCGCACATGGATACGTAAAAACACAAGCAAAGTTTTGCAAACCTGACTCTGATACTACTaaaacaaaaacttaattacttttttgatAATTCTATTTAGATGTACCAACCTCATATAATTGACTTACAATAATAGCTAGTCACCTATttctaaaaaagaaattaaaaaaatataattcatataaaagaTAAGATGATATTGATTATATATATGTGCAGTTTACGTCGGCAAACAAACTGCAGAACATTGAATACCAAACTTGAACGACCTGaaatatttgaagaaaaaaagggaaaatgcaGGCGACAAGGAGGAACTTCAAGCTAGCGGTGGCTGCGAGAATGCAGTACAGGACATCACAAAGACAGAATCAGGTtccatttttattattctttattcatatatattatgATGATCAAACGTAATTGACTTGAGGAACCAGAGGGTTGCTAAAAACTGTAGCAAATCCCCCTGAAAGAAATAAAGATAGGAATGCTAGTATcgtatatattaatttttaataatattttctataaaaaaatttaataatacttGAATCCAAATATACTGTTATAAATTCGAATTcgttaaatattattataatctgCATCTGGTTGGATCGATAAGTGTATCATTATACTCTCATCCGACTTTGCAAAGTCTACCTGATTAGAGTTGGATTTAAACATTGCGGTCGCAATTAATTTTGACCAAGCTGTCGGTTGAGCTCAGTTGGCCATGAGGGATCATTCGCTCGTCCGGCTGCTTCTTTTACAGAGTAGTCCTGGCAGTCATGCCAAGTTTGAACGACGTCCCCTTtaatgcctaaaattaaaaatccaTTCATGTCGTGCTTTCCAGATAAACCAGCATAATCTAGCTCTAAGTTCTATCGAAATGTTATCCAAGGCTTTGGAGCACATTCACAACTTCAATCCACTAATGCAACAAACCGCGGAAGCCTTCGTAAAGAAGGCAGCAGCAGAAATAATGGAATGCGTTGGAGCCTTGGAGGGGCTTATTTTCATCATGGAAGGAGCTGTCCCTGTGTCTAAGCTTTAGAATTTCATATATTGGGGCAAGCCCTCCATAGAAACTTCTTCACCTAAGGGGTCCCTTCAACTTTTCAAACGCTTTTCCATAGTCTGGCTATGGACTGTGGACATGGCTCTTCAAATTTTGGACTGGACTCAATAATAAGATGGTACCCAAATTTAACAATATATAGTCTCTGTTCTTTATGAAGTGCCAAATCATGCAATCTTCAATGTGAGGACGATCAATTGGAATAGTAGGAATGAGTCTGGCTTCCTCTTTATTAAAAAGTGATTTCACCATATGAAGGTTCCATGATCTCTTATCCATGTTAAAGAGGTGTTTGACTAGTAAAGGTTCGTCCAGGGGTAAAGCCagaaaaattttttagggggctggatgaagttttaattttttatagtttatatctttataatttgtaaaggattaaatcgaatttttataattttaagggagtcaaagtgtaattttacctttactaatataaatttttttaaaaatttaagggcttaaaaaatatttaaattagtaaaggtaaaattatattttttttctccttaaaattataaaaatttgatttaatattttaaaaattataaagatataaactgtaaaagaataaaatttcattcggctCTTAAAAAATTGTTCTGGATTCGCCCCTGGTTAGGAGGAAAGGGAAGTAAAATGATTTAATATttagtttatttgaattattttttattctaatttaaaattttaatttgatttgaatttgaaatttgaaaaaaatcaaatttttttgattaattcgatttgaatgattcaaaatttaaactttttctaatttttcgaatcgaatcttACCCACCCtacaattcaatatatatattaaaacaatcaCGTTGTTAGaaaaatctaaatatattcacatttttcataaaaagCCGGAAAAAGAATAAAATGCTGATTATATAACTTCTCATCATTAGAAAGAAAacgcttttttttttaaatatttattatctatcaaaatgtaaaatttatatatgcgtgttttttaaaatataaaaaaatatacaatatatattttttttgtgagtgtgaaaaattttaatatttttattatttttcatctaCAAAATAGGTTCTTCAATTCCTAGTAATTATAAAACTATTCAATACCAACCATGCTTGTACTTTAAATACTAGAGTCAAAGTTGAAACGTATTTCATTTTGGAATGCaagtttatatttaaatttaaatttcagaATTATCGTGTCATGTTATATTTAGGGTTGAgtaggaaaaattaaaaaatcgaaAATCGACTCGAATTGTAGCGTttgaataatttataatatacaaGTTTAAAAATTACGATTACTTAAAAtcgattaaaattttatttttatttaatatgtaattaattttaatttttatgatataaaaaataaatattttatttttaaattagtgaaaacaatttaaaaattgttCGAATCTTattgtttttgtttaaaaatatttgtgaaaaagactttgaaattttgttaaattcaaaagacataaaacaaagctcattttgttaaaatgtatctaaaaatctaaaagaaaaaattactaTGAAAAATCGATAACAGAATCAAACCCggttcaaaaatatttaattggaCTGATATCACACCTAATTACATTCAACTAGTAATCTTTAAAAATGGAATTCAAGAAGTCTTGAGTTTTAATTTTAACATTGGAAATCTCTTTTCTTTCCCTCAGTGACCTcctttgaaattttatattgagccaaactttaaaattgttttttctttccggaaaactttaaaattttggacTCTTACAATAAATTAAATGGCATTTTAGCAGAAGAGAAGGTTGAGAAGTGTAAACTCTCGCATGAAAAGGTTAAGAGTGGAGATGAAAGAAATAACTGCGGAGCAAAGAGAGATAAAAGAGGGGCAAAGACAAGTACGAGAAAAATTTGAAGCCATTGAATTGCACTGTGAAGAACTTCGAAAAGAGACTATGCTTATAACACAACAAAGTGCAAAAACCCAAATCCGCCTTGCTCTAATGTTCCAAATCTTGAAAGCTAGACAAAACCAAGAGCTTGACAAGGCAGCCATAATCACTCATGCTCTCCGGTATTTCTCTTCCCAAAGTTCTTAAGGCTTCGTCATTTGTATTTTTACTAAAGATTGCTTATTTTCTATTTTACAGTGAAGTTGTAGCAAGAGAAGAGCAGGAATTGGATGCATCGAAAAAATGAAGGTTGGAGTTGGAGGCGAGCTAGCTCTATTGTTATTTCCTTTCTATATGTTCTATATgtataatatcaaatttcatGAAAGGAACGCAATTCTAGACCTTAGTCTTGCATTTATCTTAAAAAgtaagataaaattgaatagaagTTTGTGTTCAATTTCCTTTTTACTTAGTCAAATGGTATTTTTATTACTGTTATAAAAAAGCTACTGAGTACAAATATAACACACCTAAATCAAAATTCAAGCATAGAACTTGTTATATCTCCTCCACTGTAATTAACAACCAAGTTATAGATAAACATGTCCATATTAGATGAACTCTCAATCAGCACTTGGCAAACCTCAGACCACAATAGACTGGCGAATCTTCGCAAGATCACCCTCACTAGGTATATGTAGAGTGCACATGGGAATTCAAACCTATTGA
This window encodes:
- the LOC107917049 gene encoding uncharacterized protein isoform X1, translated to MQATRRNFKLAVAARMQYRTSQRQNQQKRRLRSVNSRMKRLRVEMKEITAEQREIKEGQRQVREKFEAIELHCEELRKETMLITQQSAKTQIRLALMFQILKARQNQELDKAAIITHALREVVAREEQELDASKK
- the LOC107917049 gene encoding uncharacterized protein isoform X2, with amino-acid sequence MQATRRNFKLAVAARMQYRTSQRQNQKRRLRSVNSRMKRLRVEMKEITAEQREIKEGQRQVREKFEAIELHCEELRKETMLITQQSAKTQIRLALMFQILKARQNQELDKAAIITHALREVVAREEQELDASKK